The segment catgtgttttaagaatataaaaaaaatcatataattcaacggttagattttcaaaatatgtagtcatgttaatttgtttagtgaaagTTGTAGTTTTAGCCTATAAtaagtttgtagtcaaactttagtctttttaacaatatattgggtctttacaaacaaaaagaaaattccaaaaaaaaattatttaactaaaatattgaaagagataTAACTTGCtgataataaaatataactatttttttcattaaatattgtataatttaaatttctagaGCCGCCAGGAGTTGAGTTGGACTTTTATTGACAAATCTGATTGCCAGCTGGGAATATTCTGATCGTTGCTCTTACTCCCCTCTAATATAAACTTTATAGTCAAAAAATCATTGCCTGAAACTTGCAGCAATCGTTCAGACTCTATCTATTACAGTATTACTACAGTGCTTTCCCAGTTCTCGTTGGTATGTATGTGCTGCTTATCTTTGATCTTGATCAACTTACTTGAATATCTTTTGAGCTCGAAGGAATAAATGGTTGTAATACTTTAATGGGTCATCATgctttttattggttttgaaCTACTTTTTGGCTTTCAGTTGGTTGGATGCTACTTATTTTAGTGCTATGTTCAATCTTTTAGATCTGCCTTGCTCTGTAGATCATCTACTAGATATAGACACTAcaggaattatatatatatatagagagagagagagagaaagagtaatgattatcaaaaataatGTGTATGTGCACACAAGCTGAAATCATGTTTCGAAAAtacaattttagttaaaatggTGAAATCACAATTATGGCTGCGATTTTACAGGCTGTGCAACTAGCTCTCTCTATACATacatagacacacacacattatatatgtgtatatatattctaaCATTTGTCAAGGGCTTTGATTATGGTTCATCAAAGTACCAGAATgcacaaagcaaaaaaaaatcaaagtaccAGAATGTGCTACTTTCTGCAAGAAATTTTGAGTTGCTTGGGAACCTAACTTTGCCTCAAAACTGGATTGCGGTTATCTTATAATATAAGCAACTTCTTTCAAGCAAAAGTTTTGAGGCCCTAAACAGGAGCATCACCTATTTTAGGAAATTCTTGCAAGTATGGCACCTATTATAATCAGTGTCTTTATATGGTGTAGTCTCCTGAGACTGCATCCAGTACTAGATCACTAGAACGTAAACAAAAACTAATGCTCATGTCTGTTTCCAGGACAATGGTGGGTGAACCAGTTAACTTGAACGAGTTTCAAGAATTGGCTAGGCAAGCCCTTCCAAAAATGTATTATGACTTCTATGCTGGGGGAGCTGAGGATCAGTACACGCTAGAAGAGAACATGGAAGCATTTCGTAGAATCATGTAATGTGCTAGTCTTAATAGGGCAAAGTGGGTTATGGCATTTTCCCAATCAgttttcattgttttctcaggaTTCGGCCTAGAGTTCTTGTGGATGTCAGTAGAATAGATTTGTCAACTTATGTATTGGGGTACAATATATCGGCACCCATTCTGATAGCTCCAACTTCCTTGCATAAGTTGGCACACCCTGAAGGTCTAAAGTCCTCTAAAAAAGACTTTGGTTGAGATTCCTTTCCCCCTGCCAAATGCTTATATTACTTGCTATTTGTTTCAGGAGAGGTTGTTACAGCCAGAGCAGCCGCCGCATGTAAAACTATAATGGTATTAATACAACAAATTTGTCATACTTACAAAAGGTGTTGCAGACTAATTAAGTTATCTTTTACTGCAGGCTCTATCCTTCACATCTTCTTGCACTTTGGAGGAGGTTGCTTCCAGCTGCAATGCTGTTCGGTTCTTTCAAATATATGTATTGTATTCTTCTTGATCTCTTATTATtccaatttttgttgttatctgTTCCTtatgtgttattattattattattattatttgtttggtAGAAACACACACTGAAATTTGATTACCATTTACGAATAGGTATACAAGAGGCGAGATTTATCAGCTCTGTTGGTGCAGAGAGCAGAGAGAAATGGATACAAGGCTCTTGTCCTAACTGCTGATTCTCCCAGAGTTGGACGAAAGGAGGCAGACATAAAGAACAAGTGAAATATCATCTCACTCCTTTTCCTTCTGTGTGCAAGCACAATTAATTTGATTTCCAGAAAAGTTTGGCATAAACAGCTCTTAAAAAGGAGACAGGACACGAATTTGAACTCTAATAACAGAAGATATCTTATTTATTTGTCTCTTGTATCTATGCAATGAGCTATGTCTTATGCATCTCATTTGAAACACAATTTTGATAATTTCTGCAGAATGATTTTACCTAAACTGAAGAATACAGAGCGTTTCTTATCACTTGAAGCTTCTTCTGTGAGTGGAATATTTCTATACTTTTGAATCTAAATTTAACAGCTAAGCTTAGAATGAAGAGGTTCTTCTTCCAAGGTGTCTAAtatcttctttgaaaaaatacGTTGCTTTAACAGTATCATATCATATTTTCCTTTGATATGGCAAAAAAATCTCCATTAATCTGTAAAGAAACAAGTGATCAGTTCTTATGCAGCAATACCATTTATCAATATGAATAAATTCAAAGTACAAGGTACACGAAGGAGTGAATCTCAAACATGCATGGAGTGTCCTATGTCTAATTGTCTATCATAAATGGATTAACATTCTTATCTGTGGTTCACATGTCACTACCTCACCAATTATCAGTATGTGGGATATGGCATCTTTGTCTGCTTTTGCCCAAACTAGCATTTAAATTGTTAAGAATGTAATAGAGAAATATCTCTATCATGTATTTCTGTCCTCGGGACCCTTCTGACCACAATCAAACAgaaattcataatattttacaaatacTATTGCTAAAATTGTATTGTAGAATTGCTATTGGTTATTCAAACTCATAGACTAAAATTGTTACAATTATTCCAAAATTAATCTATTGCAAGATAGTGGTTCAGATTTAGAAGCTTTTACCAAAGAGGCAAAGGATGCTTCCTTTTGGTGGAAGGTATAAACCAGCACTATGTTATTACCTTCTGATATGCTTGTTTTAATGTGTCAGGAAAGGTTCGATATGTCAATTATGAAGGACCAGTAAATATTTTGCAATAGGTTAGCTAGCAAAGTCtcatggtctccatagcagGGATATAGGACTGATTAGGGATAGGGAGGTTTATGGGTGGGGAAAAGACATGACATAAGATATGAGatgcaaattattttatatgtctaTCATGTACTCTGGAAGTGTTGTGATTATTTAAACTCATACACTAAAGTTCGTAATTACAACAATTCCAAAACTAAACTTTTGCAGGATAATGGTTCAAATTTAGCAGCTGTTGCAAAAGAAACGAAGGATGCTTCCTTTTGTTGGAAGGTATATACGAGAAAATATTATGATTTGCTAGTGTTATGCTTGTTGAAATATGTCAGAAAAGATTAGTTGTGTCAGTTACAAAGATTCCATTCTGCTTAGTTGGCAAAGTCTCATAGTTTCATGTCAGGGACCTATGATTGATTAGGGATAAGACATTTAATGGGTGGGAAAAAAAGacatgccataagttattagaTAAATGCAAATATGAAATATCTGAAATCTACTACAACTACTGTAAAGGACATATTTTGTACTCTTTAATAGTGTTGGCTGGGGTGCACTCTTGAACCATGGTTTAATTAGTGCATCATAACATCTGCAGGACATAGAATGGTTAAGTACAATTACAAACATGCCAATCCTTATCAAGGGACTACTTACTCGTGAAGATGGTAAGATAGCTCTACTTGTGACGGTCACGTCTCTTCACTTCATCTCCCCCACACTACTTCCCTTTAATCACAAAAAAGGAAGACCCTTCTCTGCCTTTGAGTGAAACTTTCAGTTCTTATTTATTATACCAATTGAAAGTCTTAACTTCTCGATTCTAAGAttctatttcttcttatttAATGATTATACTTATATAGGAAACtctttaaaatcatttttttttctttggaaattCAAGTATAGGAGCACCGAGCACTGCTAATCATACTAACCAAGTagtctttattttcttattatccTCAAccctctctttatttttttataaatcctTTAAATACTCAGATCCCTGAAAGTCATAACATTGTTTTCATTTCAGATTCCAGTTCATTATTCAAACATCCTTAACATTTGATGCATTACTATTGGCAGCAATAAAGGCTGTAAAAGTAGGTGTTGCTGGGATTGTTGTCTCCAACCATGGTGGTCGCCAGCTTGATTATGCTCCTGCTACTATTACTGTTCTGGAAGAGGTGGGGCTCTATCTCTACTGTTTAGCAAAAGAAAGACTGTCTCTCCTCTCTACTCAATTAGTTTGTTGGTGTGTAAGACACGGATATTGGGTTTTAGTTGCAGACACATTGCATctttctgcttttatatatatatagggaaagCTTGCAGGTGGTTATTTCATAGCAAGACATCCTCAACATAACAATTTGTAGGAATTATTAGCATTTCAATACAGAAAATGTAAATGCTCATGCATTCCTGCACAGGACTTGTTTTTTTTGGATTCATGTATTGTTACTAGTATACAGAACATAATGCTCATTGGGAAGGAAAGTTTAATCAGCAAGGTTAGTCACATGTCTGATGATATTGTTGTACCTTTTGATTCCAGGTGGTTCAAGCTGTTGGAGGGAGAATTCCTGTTTTCTTTGATGGAGGAGTGCGGCGAGGAACAGATGTCTTCAAGGCATTAGCCCTTGGTGCACAAGCCGTCCTTGTAAGCTCTCCAACACAAACTATTTAATTCTGCAAACatcttatttatttcatatgCAATGTTGGCAATGTCAcaggggcgtagccaggaatTCGTACTTGGGGGGCCAAATTGCAATATTGATAGaaaaatcataattcataaatttataaataaaaaatgatcaacTTTGATATATTGTCATATTCTTAAATATTAATGGAAGTACAAAAGGTAGTCTATTTTACCATACACATATACAAAAATTTGCATACTTTTACTTTAAGCACCATCAACCCATCATTATCCataacattgaaaattttcttattttttaatgaattattcagctcctaatttcaaattttttttaaaaaaaaatgatgatatggagagagagat is part of the Quercus robur chromosome 9, dhQueRobu3.1, whole genome shotgun sequence genome and harbors:
- the LOC126700292 gene encoding peroxisomal (S)-2-hydroxyacid oxidase GLO3-like isoform X3, which translates into the protein MTMVGEPVNLNEFQELARQALPKMYYDFYAGGAEDQYTLEENMEAFRRIMIRPRVLVDVSRIDLSTYVLGYNISAPILIAPTSLHKLAHPEGEVVTARAAAACKTIMALSFTSSCTLEEVASSCNAVRFFQIYVYKRRDLSALLVQRAERNGYKALVLTADSPRVGRKEADIKNKMILPKLKNTERFLSLEASSDNGSNLAAVAKETKDASFCWKDIEWLSTITNMPILIKGLLTREDAIKAVKVGVAGIVVSNHGGRQLDYAPATITVLEEVVQAVGGRIPVFFDGGVRRGTDVFKALALGAQAVLIGRPVIYGLAAKGEYGVRQVIQMLKDELELTMALSGCPSVKDITRRHVRTERERLHSML
- the LOC126700292 gene encoding peroxisomal (S)-2-hydroxyacid oxidase GLO3-like isoform X2, which translates into the protein MVGEPVNLNEFQELARQALPKMYYDFYAGGAEDQYTLEENMEAFRRIIFHCFLRIRPRVLVDVSRIDLSTYVLGYNISAPILIAPTSLHKLAHPEGEVVTARAAAACKTIMALSFTSSCTLEEVASSCNAVRFFQIYVYKRRDLSALLVQRAERNGYKALVLTADSPRVGRKEADIKNKMILPKLKNTERFLSLEASSDNGSNLAAVAKETKDASFCWKDIEWLSTITNMPILIKGLLTREDAIKAVKVGVAGIVVSNHGGRQLDYAPATITVLEEVVQAVGGRIPVFFDGGVRRGTDVFKALALGAQAVLIGRPVIYGLAAKGEYGVRQVIQMLKDELELTMALSGCPSVKDITRRHVRTERERLHSML
- the LOC126700292 gene encoding peroxisomal (S)-2-hydroxyacid oxidase GLO3-like isoform X1 produces the protein MTMVGEPVNLNEFQELARQALPKMYYDFYAGGAEDQYTLEENMEAFRRIIFHCFLRIRPRVLVDVSRIDLSTYVLGYNISAPILIAPTSLHKLAHPEGEVVTARAAAACKTIMALSFTSSCTLEEVASSCNAVRFFQIYVYKRRDLSALLVQRAERNGYKALVLTADSPRVGRKEADIKNKMILPKLKNTERFLSLEASSDNGSNLAAVAKETKDASFCWKDIEWLSTITNMPILIKGLLTREDAIKAVKVGVAGIVVSNHGGRQLDYAPATITVLEEVVQAVGGRIPVFFDGGVRRGTDVFKALALGAQAVLIGRPVIYGLAAKGEYGVRQVIQMLKDELELTMALSGCPSVKDITRRHVRTERERLHSML
- the LOC126700292 gene encoding peroxisomal (S)-2-hydroxyacid oxidase GLO3-like isoform X4, producing the protein MVGEPVNLNEFQELARQALPKMYYDFYAGGAEDQYTLEENMEAFRRIMIRPRVLVDVSRIDLSTYVLGYNISAPILIAPTSLHKLAHPEGEVVTARAAAACKTIMALSFTSSCTLEEVASSCNAVRFFQIYVYKRRDLSALLVQRAERNGYKALVLTADSPRVGRKEADIKNKMILPKLKNTERFLSLEASSDNGSNLAAVAKETKDASFCWKDIEWLSTITNMPILIKGLLTREDAIKAVKVGVAGIVVSNHGGRQLDYAPATITVLEEVVQAVGGRIPVFFDGGVRRGTDVFKALALGAQAVLIGRPVIYGLAAKGEYGVRQVIQMLKDELELTMALSGCPSVKDITRRHVRTERERLHSML